From a region of the Vagococcus coleopterorum genome:
- a CDS encoding helix-hairpin-helix domain-containing protein: MWRIIRSNLTRGRLIILGITVVIVGLLLCKMFFVQPQLISNELTEEIVSTEEQMETVSSELKSYADIKGAVQHPGVYRLTSNMRLLDLIQLAGGLSKEADDRQINQALIVQDQTVFYIPKIGEDVSELEEVQGEVAKSSSGEQDTKININSATEVELEQLDGVGAKKAAAIVSYREEHGSFKTIENLSDVSGIGSKTVERLKDKLTI, from the coding sequence ATGTGGCGAATAATTCGTAGCAATTTAACAAGAGGTCGTTTGATTATTTTAGGAATAACAGTGGTTATTGTCGGACTGTTATTATGCAAGATGTTTTTTGTTCAACCGCAATTAATTAGCAACGAATTGACAGAAGAAATAGTTTCCACGGAAGAACAGATGGAGACTGTAAGTTCAGAGCTAAAAAGTTATGCCGATATAAAAGGGGCTGTGCAACATCCTGGAGTTTATCGATTAACCTCAAATATGCGGTTGTTAGATTTGATTCAACTAGCTGGTGGATTAAGTAAAGAAGCTGATGATAGACAGATTAACCAAGCGTTGATAGTACAAGATCAAACGGTCTTTTACATTCCAAAAATTGGGGAGGATGTTTCTGAATTAGAAGAAGTGCAAGGAGAAGTTGCTAAAAGTAGTTCAGGTGAACAAGACACAAAAATTAATATTAACTCAGCAACTGAGGTTGAATTGGAACAATTGGATGGTGTCGGTGCCAAAAAAGCAGCAGCTATCGTCAGCTACCGTGAAGAACACGGCTCGTTTAAAACAATTGAAAATTTAAGTGACGTATCAGGAATTGGTAGTAAAACGGTTGAACGGTTAAAGGATAAGTTAACTATTTAG
- the rpsT gene encoding 30S ribosomal protein S20 — translation MPNIESAIKRVRTAEKANELNSGQLSTMRTAIKKYEQALEAGAANAEELYKAAARAIDMAQSKGLIHKNKAARDKSRLAAKLAK, via the coding sequence ATGCCAAACATCGAATCTGCTATCAAACGTGTACGTACTGCTGAAAAAGCTAACGAATTAAATTCAGGTCAATTAAGCACTATGCGTACTGCGATTAAAAAATATGAACAAGCTTTAGAAGCTGGTGCCGCAAACGCTGAAGAATTATACAAAGCTGCTGCTCGCGCTATTGATATGGCTCAATCAAAAGGTCTTATCCACAAAAACAAAGCTGCTCGTGATAAATCACGTTTAGCTGCTAAATTAGCTAAATAA
- a CDS encoding HD domain-containing protein, translated as MTPYKDQFLPIEKVFRDPVHGDIYVEHQVILDLINSREFQRLRRIKQLGTTSFTFHGGEHSRFSHSLGVYEITRKICDLFQRNYPVEEDPINGWDDNERLVALCAALLHDVGHGPYSHTFEGIFGTDHEEFTVAIITSPETEIFSILNNVEAGFPEKIASVIRKDYQNPQVVQMISSQIDADRMDYLLRDAYFTGIEYGTFDLTRILRVIRPYKDGITFNASGMHAVEDYIVSRYQMYMQVYFHPVSRGMEIILNHLLKRGAYLHQEDSSYFHDQTPLLRPFFEDNYTLNDYLKLDDGVLNTYFNMWLDDSDPILNDLASRFLNRKPFKSARFNPEKDQALVEELSELIGTVGFDKTYYTAINTSYDLPYDFYRPEKEKNRTQIVLMEKDGSLTELSTSSALVASLAGQTHGDDRLFFPREMLEQESLSLFQNEVSLFNSHFHNGKLI; from the coding sequence ATGACACCGTATAAAGATCAGTTTTTACCTATCGAAAAAGTTTTCCGTGATCCTGTTCACGGCGATATTTATGTTGAACACCAAGTGATTTTAGATTTAATTAATTCTCGAGAATTTCAAAGGCTGCGTCGCATCAAACAACTAGGAACAACCTCTTTTACATTCCACGGTGGTGAGCATAGTCGTTTCAGCCATTCCCTTGGCGTTTATGAAATAACCCGTAAAATTTGTGATTTGTTTCAACGTAACTATCCTGTTGAGGAAGACCCTATTAACGGTTGGGATGATAATGAACGTTTAGTTGCTTTATGTGCAGCCTTACTGCATGATGTCGGTCATGGCCCCTACTCACACACCTTTGAAGGTATTTTTGGTACGGACCATGAAGAATTTACTGTCGCGATTATCACCTCACCTGAAACTGAAATATTCAGTATTTTAAATAACGTTGAGGCCGGTTTCCCAGAAAAAATTGCTAGTGTCATTCGTAAGGATTACCAAAATCCACAAGTCGTGCAAATGATTTCAAGCCAAATCGATGCCGATCGAATGGATTACTTATTGCGTGATGCTTACTTCACTGGTATTGAATATGGTACTTTTGATTTAACGAGAATTTTACGTGTCATCCGTCCTTACAAAGATGGCATTACTTTTAACGCAAGCGGTATGCACGCTGTTGAAGACTACATCGTGAGTCGTTACCAAATGTATATGCAAGTTTATTTCCATCCCGTTTCTCGTGGCATGGAAATCATCTTAAACCATTTATTAAAGCGTGGTGCTTATCTTCATCAAGAAGATTCAAGTTATTTCCATGATCAAACACCTTTGTTACGTCCCTTCTTTGAAGATAATTATACATTGAATGACTATCTAAAATTAGATGATGGGGTTTTAAATACCTACTTCAATATGTGGTTAGATGATTCTGATCCAATTCTCAATGATTTGGCAAGTCGTTTCCTTAACCGCAAACCATTTAAGTCAGCACGTTTCAATCCAGAAAAAGATCAAGCTTTAGTTGAAGAGTTATCAGAGTTAATTGGCACAGTCGGCTTTGATAAAACCTATTATACTGCGATTAACACGTCTTATGACCTACCTTATGATTTCTATCGTCCTGAAAAAGAAAAAAACCGCACCCAAATTGTCTTGATGGAAAAAGATGGTAGTTTGACCGAGTTATCAACATCGAGTGCTTTAGTTGCATCACTAGCTGGTCAAACTCACGGAGATGACCGCTTATTCTTCCCAAGAGAAATGTTAGAGCAAGAAAGTTTAAGTTTATTCCAAAATGAAGTATCCTTATTCAACAGTCACTTCCATAATGGAAAACTAATTTAA
- the rpoE gene encoding DNA-directed RNA polymerase subunit delta — MEIKAFKGVNKEELSMIEVAHAILEQNKQEVMDFSDLVNKIQNFLGKADSTIREDLAQFYTDLNLDGSFISLGENRWGLRSWYPIDSIDEEVSHIDEDEDTPRRKKRKKVNAFLDMNDEDAIDYNDDDPEDADLSAEDEYEEEEEEEEISEYNKDLSEIGADATDDDDELSGKLEDELTVVDEDDIDFDDDEDEE, encoded by the coding sequence TTGGAAATCAAAGCATTTAAAGGTGTAAATAAAGAAGAATTGTCAATGATCGAAGTTGCTCATGCGATTTTAGAACAAAATAAGCAAGAAGTTATGGACTTCTCTGATTTAGTAAATAAAATTCAAAACTTTTTAGGTAAAGCTGATAGCACAATCCGTGAAGATTTAGCACAGTTTTATACTGACTTAAACTTAGATGGAAGTTTCATTTCACTTGGCGAAAACCGTTGGGGTTTACGTTCATGGTATCCAATCGATTCAATCGATGAAGAAGTCTCACACATCGATGAAGATGAAGATACACCACGTCGTAAAAAACGTAAAAAAGTTAATGCCTTCCTTGATATGAACGATGAAGATGCAATTGACTACAATGATGATGATCCAGAAGATGCAGATTTATCTGCTGAAGATGAGTACGAAGAGGAAGAAGAGGAAGAAGAAATCTCTGAGTACAATAAAGACTTGTCTGAAATTGGTGCGGATGCAACAGATGACGATGATGAACTATCTGGTAAATTAGAAGACGAATTAACAGTTGTTGACGAAGACGATATCGACTTTGACGATGACGAAGATGAAGAATAA
- a CDS encoding ComE operon protein 2, translated as MMTERIPWEQYFMAQSLLLSLRSTCSRLEVGATIVRDKRIIAGGYNGSVSGDSHCIDEGCYVVDNHCVRTIHAEMNAILQCSKFGVPTEGAEIYVTHFPCLPCTKMILQAGISKIYYLKDYRNDAYALQLIKQAGVEVIQVELTDDYFSKLLINGETNS; from the coding sequence ATGATGACAGAACGCATTCCTTGGGAGCAATACTTTATGGCTCAAAGTTTACTTTTATCTTTACGTAGTACGTGTTCGCGCTTAGAAGTAGGGGCGACGATTGTTCGTGATAAACGAATCATTGCAGGTGGATATAATGGGTCGGTTAGTGGCGATAGTCATTGTATTGATGAAGGCTGTTATGTGGTAGATAATCATTGTGTGAGAACTATTCATGCGGAAATGAATGCTATTTTACAATGTTCAAAATTTGGTGTTCCGACTGAAGGGGCAGAAATTTATGTCACGCATTTTCCATGTTTACCATGCACTAAGATGATTTTACAAGCGGGAATTAGTAAAATTTACTACTTAAAAGACTATCGTAACGATGCTTATGCGCTGCAATTGATTAAACAAGCTGGTGTGGAAGTCATTCAGGTTGAGCTAACAGATGATTACTTTTCAAAATTATTGATTAATGGAGAAACTAACAGCTAA
- the holA gene encoding DNA polymerase III subunit delta, which produces MSLQETIKKVNSGQLASVYLVLGTEQFLADRFKQALQKQIILTEDDELNSASFDMAESLLGAVIDEANTIPFFGDKRLVAIENPYFLTGEKKKIALEHNTDELIAYLEEPSDSTVLVFYAPYEKLDERKKVVKQLKKVATLVDVKEMQENDVRKYVQQYIHNEGYEITPEAFDLFVHLTDMDLSKIMSELNKVMLYSSDTKKITKPMIADLVPKTLEHNIFDMVNYVTKGQAEDALSLYRDLLLQGEETIKINAILIGQFRLLLQVKIMQGAGYQQSNMQDVIKVHPYRLKMAQQQARGFDEVTLKAMFQDLVENDYRIKTGALEKDLLFELFLLKHGNRK; this is translated from the coding sequence ATGAGCTTGCAAGAAACGATAAAAAAAGTAAATAGTGGTCAGTTAGCAAGTGTCTATCTTGTATTAGGGACAGAACAGTTTTTAGCAGATCGTTTTAAACAAGCGTTGCAGAAGCAAATCATTTTAACAGAAGATGATGAGCTAAACTCAGCAAGTTTTGATATGGCTGAAAGTTTACTGGGAGCAGTCATTGATGAAGCTAATACGATTCCTTTTTTTGGTGACAAACGTTTAGTGGCAATTGAAAATCCCTATTTTTTAACAGGTGAAAAGAAAAAAATAGCACTTGAGCATAATACAGATGAACTGATTGCTTATTTAGAAGAGCCGTCAGATTCAACAGTCCTAGTTTTTTATGCACCGTATGAAAAATTGGATGAACGTAAAAAAGTTGTAAAGCAATTGAAGAAGGTTGCAACTTTGGTTGATGTTAAAGAGATGCAAGAGAACGATGTCAGAAAATATGTGCAACAATATATTCATAATGAGGGCTATGAGATTACACCAGAAGCCTTTGATTTATTTGTTCATTTAACTGATATGGATTTATCGAAGATCATGTCTGAGTTAAATAAAGTTATGCTGTATAGTTCGGACACAAAAAAAATAACCAAACCAATGATTGCAGATTTAGTGCCGAAAACACTAGAACATAATATCTTTGATATGGTCAATTATGTGACTAAAGGGCAAGCTGAAGATGCGCTAAGTTTATATCGCGACTTGTTGTTGCAAGGGGAGGAAACGATTAAAATTAATGCGATTTTAATTGGTCAGTTCCGCTTGTTGTTACAAGTCAAGATTATGCAAGGGGCGGGTTATCAGCAAAGTAATATGCAAGATGTCATTAAAGTACATCCTTATCGTTTGAAGATGGCACAACAACAAGCTCGTGGGTTTGATGAAGTGACCTTGAAAGCGATGTTCCAAGATTTAGTTGAGAATGATTACCGTATTAAAACAGGAGCTTTAGAAAAAGATTTGTTATTTGAATTATTCCTATTAAAGCACGGGAACCGCAAATAA
- a CDS encoding lipoate--protein ligase family protein, producing MTTNITPSQLHLVSQDITSASNVLAPFAVTDLFIQEAAKDKHSFLHFWTTIPTVILGMKDTRTPFLTDGLGLLKTRNYQTIARNSGGLAVISEPGVLNLSLVLPNSSDDPITVTQGYQLMTDLIQATFSPFTKEIEAKEISESYCPGEFDLSIHDKKFAGISQRRIGNGLAVMIYLSINGDQDARGRLVQQFYHASLKEDFGTNGYPSVDPDSMANLNDLLQQNWSVSEVQTMLTNAAETLFKATATPLSLSTHLGKPDVATAYEKHLTKMKTRNQDILKNGAI from the coding sequence ATGACAACTAATATCACACCTAGTCAACTACATCTGGTCTCACAAGATATCACATCAGCATCTAATGTTTTAGCCCCTTTCGCCGTTACTGATCTATTTATCCAAGAAGCTGCTAAAGACAAACATAGTTTTTTACATTTTTGGACAACAATTCCGACAGTTATTCTAGGTATGAAAGATACCCGTACACCTTTTTTAACAGATGGCTTAGGTCTTTTAAAAACTAGGAACTACCAAACAATCGCTCGTAACTCTGGTGGATTAGCTGTCATTTCAGAACCTGGCGTTTTAAACCTTTCATTAGTTTTACCTAATTCTTCTGATGACCCCATCACTGTAACCCAAGGGTATCAACTAATGACTGACTTAATCCAAGCCACATTTAGTCCTTTTACTAAAGAGATTGAAGCCAAAGAAATTAGTGAATCATACTGCCCAGGAGAATTCGATTTAAGTATTCACGATAAGAAATTCGCAGGAATCTCACAACGTCGCATTGGTAATGGTTTAGCTGTCATGATTTATTTAAGTATTAATGGCGATCAAGATGCTCGTGGGCGACTTGTCCAACAATTTTATCACGCTTCTTTAAAAGAAGATTTTGGAACAAATGGTTATCCCTCTGTTGATCCAGACTCCATGGCAAACCTGAATGATTTATTACAGCAAAACTGGTCTGTTTCAGAAGTTCAGACCATGCTGACCAATGCTGCCGAAACCTTATTCAAGGCAACGGCAACCCCTTTATCATTAAGTACGCATCTTGGTAAGCCAGACGTTGCTACTGCTTATGAAAAACATCTAACAAAAATGAAAACACGTAACCAAGATATTTTAAAGAATGGAGCCATTTAA
- a CDS encoding DNA internalization-related competence protein ComEC/Rec2, producing the protein MEKLTAKLFLKETSQITQLTSLSGMWVYLALTASLLSFLILSVNMYSLVLSTVFGIRLILTRQRLVITSCLFLFLSFGCFFFYVHNQTVKGLQLKNEVVSNCLILVQPDTVEVDGQSLKFRAVITESGEKIKVNNWLRTKEEHDYFLNLDDRVCLKVSGELTSISVKRNLGAFDYKKYATEQGVYRQLKVDEILSKSKDKSFSPIGIIRSCRAKINRYITKNYPTTTASYLKSLFIGVKDHEFKANQNQLSRLGILHFFSISGMHVYFFLALLGYGLRSIGLFPEDIYGLEISFLLLFLGLTGFSTSVGRSVFYIAILKSVQRFRLTLSPLDAWSLALLFSLVINPYLLLTAAGQLSFGLTAYIIFLAPIIQKQVSQRMELLVFSVVLSILSVPIVAFNFFEWQIGSLLLTVILMPFFSFVLMPSLLGLLIINLVMPIGSVLNEFDAILSKGQEVLFKLNNLDSFHIVTGKLPLIVVGVAIVISIIWLSKVRPSFWFSVICLVGMVAVISGFKYCDPRGMVAFVDVGQGDGLVIKRPFNRGTIIVDTGGKLEVKNPAIEGWKKGSGKSSEVNYDIIPVLKSLGVASIDAVFITHGHIDHFGNLPMVAQQFKIKKLIYPEGTKNQSLFNELSKTLKNKKIPQVEVLAGTKWNFSEYQLTALAPLVAGKGDNDNSLVLKTKIKDKSFLLMGDLEKTGEEMLVRRYADLKTDILSTGHHGSKTSSNDFFINRVRPTDAIISCGVANHFGHPNQETLENLAKVNARVFRTDQQGMIYCTWTPFSSKLSQAKTVMLSE; encoded by the coding sequence ATGGAGAAACTAACAGCTAAACTATTTTTAAAAGAAACAAGCCAAATTACCCAACTGACAAGTTTAAGCGGTATGTGGGTTTACTTAGCTCTGACAGCAAGTTTGCTAAGTTTTTTAATCCTTTCAGTTAATATGTATTCACTCGTACTCAGTACAGTATTTGGTATACGATTGATTCTCACAAGACAACGGTTAGTCATAACGAGTTGTCTTTTTTTATTCCTTTCATTTGGATGCTTCTTTTTCTATGTACATAATCAAACGGTTAAAGGCTTACAGCTGAAGAATGAAGTAGTTTCAAATTGTTTAATCCTTGTGCAACCAGATACAGTGGAGGTGGATGGTCAGTCTTTAAAGTTTAGAGCAGTGATAACTGAATCGGGTGAAAAAATTAAAGTGAATAACTGGCTAAGAACTAAAGAAGAACATGATTATTTTTTAAACCTCGATGATAGAGTGTGCTTAAAAGTATCAGGTGAATTAACTTCGATTTCAGTAAAACGTAATTTAGGAGCTTTTGATTACAAAAAATATGCCACTGAACAAGGTGTTTATCGCCAGTTAAAAGTAGATGAAATCCTATCTAAATCCAAAGATAAATCATTTTCTCCAATTGGAATAATTCGGAGTTGCCGTGCTAAAATTAATCGTTATATCACCAAAAATTATCCGACAACGACAGCATCCTACTTAAAAAGCTTATTTATTGGGGTAAAAGACCATGAATTTAAAGCAAATCAAAATCAGTTATCACGATTAGGGATTCTTCATTTTTTTAGTATTTCAGGCATGCATGTCTATTTCTTCTTAGCATTGTTAGGCTATGGGCTGCGGAGTATAGGGTTGTTTCCAGAAGATATTTATGGCCTTGAAATTAGTTTTTTACTTTTATTTTTAGGTTTGACAGGTTTTTCAACTAGTGTTGGGAGAAGTGTTTTTTATATAGCTATTTTAAAAAGCGTTCAACGATTCAGGTTAACGTTATCACCACTAGATGCCTGGTCATTAGCCTTGTTGTTTAGTTTAGTGATTAACCCATATTTATTATTAACTGCAGCAGGTCAATTATCTTTTGGCTTAACAGCCTATATTATTTTCTTAGCCCCGATCATTCAGAAACAAGTGTCGCAAAGAATGGAACTGTTAGTTTTTTCTGTGGTCTTGTCGATTCTATCCGTCCCGATTGTTGCGTTTAATTTTTTCGAATGGCAAATAGGGTCGTTGTTGTTAACTGTTATTTTAATGCCATTCTTTAGTTTTGTTTTAATGCCTAGTTTATTAGGCTTATTAATTATAAATCTCGTAATGCCAATTGGTTCGGTGCTAAATGAGTTTGATGCCATATTATCTAAAGGACAAGAAGTGTTGTTTAAATTAAATAATTTGGATTCCTTTCATATTGTCACGGGTAAGTTACCTTTAATTGTGGTGGGGGTGGCAATCGTGATCAGCATAATATGGTTGAGTAAAGTCCGACCTTCGTTTTGGTTTAGTGTTATCTGCTTAGTAGGGATGGTAGCTGTCATTAGCGGATTTAAATATTGTGATCCTAGAGGAATGGTGGCATTTGTTGACGTGGGGCAAGGTGATGGACTGGTTATTAAGAGACCGTTTAATAGAGGCACGATTATTGTGGACACAGGTGGTAAATTAGAAGTAAAGAACCCTGCGATAGAAGGCTGGAAAAAAGGGAGTGGAAAATCGTCAGAAGTTAATTACGATATAATTCCTGTGCTGAAAAGTTTAGGGGTTGCCTCAATTGATGCAGTATTTATTACACATGGTCATATTGATCATTTTGGAAATCTCCCGATGGTTGCCCAACAATTTAAAATAAAAAAACTAATTTATCCTGAAGGTACTAAGAATCAATCGTTATTTAATGAACTATCCAAAACGCTAAAAAACAAAAAAATCCCCCAAGTTGAAGTCCTTGCGGGAACTAAGTGGAATTTTAGTGAGTATCAGTTAACAGCATTAGCACCGCTTGTAGCAGGTAAGGGGGACAATGATAACTCGTTAGTGTTGAAAACTAAAATTAAAGATAAAAGCTTTTTACTAATGGGTGATTTAGAGAAAACGGGGGAAGAGATGCTAGTCAGGCGATATGCTGATTTAAAAACAGATATCTTAAGTACGGGACACCATGGTAGTAAAACATCGAGTAACGATTTTTTTATAAATCGTGTGCGACCAACGGATGCTATTATATCGTGTGGGGTAGCCAATCATTTTGGTCATCCTAATCAAGAAACGTTAGAAAATTTAGCTAAGGTCAACGCCAGAGTGTTTAGAACCGACCAGCAAGGTATGATTTATTGCACATGGACACCGTTTAGTTCAAAACTTTCGCAAGCAAAAACGGTTATGTTATCAGAATAA
- a CDS encoding DUF1934 domain-containing protein, with product MKNGTPIQIKLTTIMKQDKETEKHHFDVKGNAVKKGDSLYLLYDEEYQLEGAQLVKVPVIMKINQDGSVNLTRSAEQRTKLNFTLEGSTVMNYQTPYGMMALEVQTKAIEHQPQAQDYSGRLTIKYQLHAEQGLLGDYHLELDYQEIN from the coding sequence ATGAAAAATGGAACACCCATTCAAATTAAATTAACAACAATTATGAAGCAAGATAAAGAAACTGAAAAGCATCACTTTGATGTGAAAGGAAATGCTGTGAAAAAAGGTGACAGTCTTTACTTGTTGTACGATGAAGAATATCAACTTGAAGGAGCGCAACTTGTCAAAGTACCTGTGATTATGAAGATTAATCAAGATGGTAGTGTTAACTTAACGAGAAGTGCAGAACAACGGACAAAATTAAACTTCACCTTGGAAGGCTCAACTGTTATGAATTATCAAACTCCTTATGGCATGATGGCACTAGAGGTACAAACTAAAGCCATTGAGCATCAACCTCAAGCTCAAGATTATTCAGGTCGTTTAACGATTAAATATCAACTGCATGCAGAGCAAGGTCTCTTAGGAGATTACCACCTAGAATTAGATTATCAAGAAATTAATTAA